The uncultured Cohaesibacter sp. genome segment AAAGTCGAAGAAAAGGTCAAGCAGCCGAAAAAAAGGTCCCGGCCAGCTAGGAAGCCAGCCCGACCGGCCATTCAAACGGTGAGCAAAGATCCCGACGCGGCCGTCATCGCGGTTTTTGGCGACGAATTTGGTCAGGACATTGCCTGGGGTTTGAAAGATGCTTTTTCGCAAGTGCCTGATGTGAAAGTTGACATCTACGCTAAGGCCAGCAGCGGTATCCTTTATAATGCCAGACGCAACATGCTCAAGGATCCCGAGGCGATCTTCGCTTCCAAGCCTTTCAGCTTTGCTGTGGTCATGGTGGGGTTGAATGACCGGATCAGGATGCCGGCCAAGAAGGACGCCCAAGGCGCCCAGATTTATCCCGCCTATGATTTTAAATCCGAAGGGTGGATTGCGTCCTATGGTCGCGAAATTGACCGGCTGCGGTTGGCTTTTGCCTTGCAGGATAAGCCGGTTTATTGGGTGGGACTGCCGCCGGTTGCAAACAAGAAATTGTCGACCGATCTGCGCTTTCTCAATGATCTTGTTGCCAGCCGCCTGACCGAACGGGGCGAGCGCTTCATCGATGTCTGGGACGCTTTTGCAGACGAGGAGGGGAACTTCTCTTTTCGCGGTCCGGATTTGAACGGGCAGAATCGTCGCTTGCGCCAGAGAAACGGTATTCGTTTCAACAAGGCTGGGCGTCGCAAGCTGGCCTTCTTTGTTGAAAAGCTGGTGGTTAGAGCCTTGTCCCAGTCGGTGGCCGAGGATGTGTTGCCGGACAATCTGGCCTCTGCCGATGAAGCCGCGCTGCGAGAAGGGCGTGGCTCAAGCCGGGATATTTTTGTTCTGCGCAAGCCGCCACTTGATTCCGACAAGCTGGTCAAGCCGATCGCTGTCAGTCAGGCTACTGAGAATGCGGGAGATGAGGGGCAGACCGCTCCGCAGGTCCTGTCGGCGCCGAAGCTTCGGGTCGACAATTTCTCCTGGTCCGAGAATCGCTGATATCCCTTTCCAATTTGTGTTTTTGCCCAGCGATGTCTGCCTTTTCCTTAATTCCGGGAAGGGCGATTGCAGGCAAGCGGGCGTTTGAGTAAAAGGCTTACATGCACTTGCCCGGCAAAAGCAGGTAAGCCTTCGACAGCTTCGACAAACCCATGAATGGACGCGACAATGACAGAGATTTCACGCCAACCGGACTATGACTTTCTCAACCAGCTGGCAAATCTGGCGCGCGATGTTGTGATGCCGATGTTTCGGGCTCCGATTGTCATTGAGAATAAGGAAACGGATGGCTTTGATCCGGTGACCGAAGCGGACAAAAATGCCGAATTGCGGATGCGCGAAGCGATTTTGGCGCGCTTTGCCGACCATGGCATTTTGGGCGAAGAGTTCGATAATGAAAATCTCGATGCCGATGGTCTCTGGATCCTTGATCCGATTGACGGGACGCGGGCCTTCATTTCCGGCTTGCCGACATGGGGGACCTTGATCGGTTATCGCCACAAGGATGGCTCCAAACTCGGCATGATGAGCCAACCCTTCACCGGCGAGCGATATTTTGGCAATGGACTGGAGAGCTTTTACGAAGGCCCGGATGGCAAACGGGTTTTGAAGACTCGTGCTTGCCATGACATTCGTGAAGCAACGCTTTTTACCACCACACCAGAGTTGTTCGTGGGAGATGAACTTGCCGCCTACCGGCGAGTCGAAGCCGAGGTGCGGCTGGCCCGCTATGGTACGGATTGCTACGCCTATTGCATGGTGGCGCTCGGCTATGGCGATCTGGTGGTGGAAGCGTCCCTTAAGCCGGTCGACATTGCGCCGCTGATCCCGATCATTGAAGGGGCTGGTGGCATCGTGACCAATTGGACCGGCGGTTCGGCGTTTGATGGTGGTCAGGTGATTGCGGCTGCCAATGAGACCTTGCTCGAACAGACAATCGCGCTGCTGGCCAATAAGGCTTGAAGTCCGAGGCGCAAGGCAGGTTCATTCAGCTTGCGACGTCGGCCATTTCAAGGATGTTGCTGCCGGGGATAAAGGTGTCAAAGGCAGCCCAGAATTGCTGGCGCAGGATGGTCCGCTCCATCATCACTTCATGACGGCTACCGGCTATGCCAACGGCATAGGCTGCGCGGGCCGTTGCGGCAAATTGCTCTGCCATGCTGGTGCTGACAATGGTGTCTTGAGATGCGGTGATGATCAGGGTCGGGGTATGGATCATCGCCTGAACGTCGCTTGATTGCAGCTGATCCATCGCCTTGCAGATTTCATGCAGCCAGGCGGAAGTCGGGCCAGCAATGGCCAGTTCCGGGAAATCAATCAGATACTGGCGGTTGCGGTCATAGCGCGGTCCGTCCGATGTCAGCGGGTTGCCTTCAAATCCCAGCGGGTCGATGGGCTTGCGCTCAGCGCCTAACATATAAGCCTTGCTGCGTCCCATATAGCGCAGAAATCCTGCCAGATTGCGAA includes the following:
- the hisN gene encoding histidinol-phosphatase — encoded protein: MTEISRQPDYDFLNQLANLARDVVMPMFRAPIVIENKETDGFDPVTEADKNAELRMREAILARFADHGILGEEFDNENLDADGLWILDPIDGTRAFISGLPTWGTLIGYRHKDGSKLGMMSQPFTGERYFGNGLESFYEGPDGKRVLKTRACHDIREATLFTTTPELFVGDELAAYRRVEAEVRLARYGTDCYAYCMVALGYGDLVVEASLKPVDIAPLIPIIEGAGGIVTNWTGGSAFDGGQVIAAANETLLEQTIALLANKA